One genomic region from Salvia hispanica cultivar TCC Black 2014 chromosome 2, UniMelb_Shisp_WGS_1.0, whole genome shotgun sequence encodes:
- the LOC125203203 gene encoding uncharacterized protein LOC125203203 yields the protein MPLILFFALSLLVQGILGGDVICENLPTKLCSFAIASSGKRCVLENHTCKTSEMVVERMSGYLETDDCVKACGVNRRFVGISSDAFFVPDFAARLCSDSCYQNCPNIVDLYFNLAAGEGVFLPSLCEKHKTNRRRALL from the exons ATGCCATTGATTCTCTTCTTCGCTTTGTCTCTCCTTGTACAAGGAATATTAGGTG GGGATGTGATATGCGAGAATTTGCCGACGAAGTTGTGCTCGTTCGCGATCGCGTCGTCGGGGAAGAGGTGCGTGTTGGAGAACCACACGTGCAAGACGTCGGAGATGGTGGTGGAGAGAATGTCCGGATACCTGGAGACTGATGACTGCGTCAAGGCATGCGGCGTCAATCGCCGATTCGTGGGAATCTCGTCCGACGCCTTCTTTGTGCCGGACTTCGCCGCACGCCTCTGCTCCGATTCTTGTTACCAGAATTGCCCTAACATTGTGGACCTCTATTTCAACCTCGCTGCCGGCGAAG GTGTATTTCTGCCATCTCTCTGTGAGAAGCACAAGACAAATCGTCGCCGTGCGTTGCTCTAG
- the LOC125204396 gene encoding dephospho-CoA kinase, which yields MRIVGLTGGIGSGKSTVSNLFKAHGVPVVDADVVARNVLKKGTGGWRKVVAAFGNEILLPSGEVDRPKLGQIVFNDPDKRQLLNRLLAPYISTGILLEVFKLWLKGCKTITLDVPLLFESNMDKWTKPIIVVWVDPQTQLERLMSRDGTTAEEANSRINAQMPLDLKKTKADIVIDNSGSLDDLNEHFREALADVKRPLTWAEFGLCRDGALVAFVSILCSVIVCRKVFL from the exons ATGAGGATCGTCGGATTGACCGGCGGCATTGGGTCGGGCAAGAGTACGGTTTCAAACCTCTTCAAGGCTCATGGTGTTCCCGTTGTCGATGCTGACGTCGTCGCTCGC AATGTTCTGAAGAAAGGAACTGGTGGGTGGAGAAAAGTGGTGGCTGCGTTTGGTAACGAGATTTTGCTTCCCAGCGGGGAAGTCGATCGCCCGAAATTAGGGCAAATTGTGTTCAATGATCCTGATAAGCGTCAGCTTCTTAATAG gTTGCTGGCCCCTTATATTTCCACTGGGATATTGCTAGAAGTGTTCAAGCTATGGCTAAAGGGTTGTAAAACCATTACCCTCGATGTACCGCTGTTATTTGAGTCCAACATGGACAAGTGGACTAAACCCATTATTGTGGTTTGGGTGGACCCTCAGACTCAACTCGAACGGCTCATGTCAAGAGATGGAACAACAGCTGAGGAGGCCAACAGTCGGATCAATGCACAGATGCCTCTGGATTTGAAGAAGACGAAAGCAGACATTGTGATTGATAACTCAGGGTCACTGGATGATCTGAACGAACATTTCAGAGAAGCGTTGGCAGATGTCAAAAGACCTCTGACATGGGCCGAGTTTGGGCTTTGTAGAGATGGAGCTCTTGTAGCATTTGTTTCCATTCTTTGTTCCGTTATCGTATGCAGGAAAGTTTTTTTGTAG
- the LOC125206180 gene encoding uncharacterized protein LOC125206180: MAKQGKTKKQEYVGKGKVTPVQIAFIVDRYLSDNNYIHTRSNFRSEASHLIAKSPVQEAPKSLLSLAAILDEYITLKEQKVLVDQERQRIEHDKFRVHNLLSGMQDAMNAYNTPPSAGFYRMHNNTPPMISTSRPSDTRNFSTPITNQAPTKRKEIKHASDGPAASKRSRTSAHSKDASIVTQSSNAKMNQEMAMMNSAAQFANATSGSPAQGSNVVKCLFNQESPASRANSSVPKTPPRASTSQTEKSPSPLEISTATSSKDVAPQQIISANCTIISSETIRVSPNKQIAYYSIEKNQITCSPLKSNLKRTNVNEHVKGRLDFGSSEMPMITENQATDGNSTSESEKEADILDLDFPNLDTLGLDFNLSEFLLDFDIGGDLPLSSGQEFASSPDSCSGSPLTSGNIEIGATQITSEYSSTMAGLIGDTNMNLVGMDPVSSTRSVTKCITIFSPVKNQRRNFTQN, encoded by the exons ATGGCGAAGCAAGGTAAAACGAAGAAGCAGGAATACgttggaaaaggaaaagtaacACCAGTTCAGATCGCCTTCATCGTCGATCGATATCTCTCCGATAATAATTATATCCACACGCGCTCCAATTTCCGATCCGAAGCATCGCATCTAATCGCCAAATCACCCGTTCAAGAA GCTCCGAAAAGCTTGTTGAGCTTGGCTGCGATTCTGGATGAGTACATCACACTCAAGGAGCAGAAGGTGTTGGTTGATCAAGAGCGTCAACGAATTGAACACGACAAATTTCGTGTTCACAATTTGCTTAGCGGAATGCAGGATGCTATGAACGCTTATAATACTCCCCCCTCGGCAG GCTTTTATCGAATGCACAACAACACTCCGCCTATGATATCTACATCTAGGCCGTCCGATACAAGGAATTTCTCCACTCCAATCACAAATCAAGCACCaaccaaaagaaaagaaatcaaacaTGCCTCAGATGGTCCTGCAGCTTCCAAGAGATCTCGTACAAGCGCACATTCCAAAG ATGCTAGCATAGTTACACAATCAAGCAACGCAAAAATGAATCAAGAAATGGCTATGATGAATTCTGCTGCTCAGTTTGCTAACGCCACCAGTGGATCACCAGCTCAAGGATCTAACGTTGTAAAATGTTTGTTCAACCAAGAAAGTCCAGCATCACGAGCAAATTCATCTGTCCCTAAAACACCCCCACGGGCATCTACTTCTCAAACTGAAAAATCCCCTTCTCCTTTAGAAATTTCTACAGCTACCTCAAGTAAAGATGTTGCTCCCCAACAGATTATCTCTGCTAACTGCACTATAATCTCCTCAGAGACCATTCGTGTGAGCCCCAACAAGCAAATAGCTTATTACTCGATAGAGAAAAACCAAATCACTTGCTCGCCTCTTAAGTCAAATTTGAAGAGGACTAACGTGAACGAGCATGTTAAAGGAAGGCTTGATTTTGGCTCTTCTGAAATGCCAATGATCACGGAGAATCAGGCAACTGATGGCAACTCAACATCTGAATCTGAGAAAGAAGCAGATATTCTTGACTTAGATTTTCCAAACTTAGATACCCTTGGTTTGGATTTTAACCTTTCAGAGTTTCTGTTGGACTTTGATATTGGAGGTGACTTGCCTTTATCTTCAGGGCAAGAATTTGCTTCTTCACCAGATTCTTGTTCAGG GTCTCCTCTCACCTCTGGAAACATTGAAATAGGTGCTACACAAATCACATCAGAATACTCATCAACCATGGCAGGACTTATAGGGGATACAAATATGAACTTAGTTG GGATGGATCCTGTTTCGTCTACGAGGTCTGTTACTAAATGTATTACAATTTTCAGTCCTG TCAAAAATCAGAGAAGGAACTTCACTCAGAATTAA
- the LOC125203295 gene encoding uncharacterized protein LOC125203295 isoform X1 → MLDIEEQSDDRRRNRRQFSRLQRIPTQVRRLTRLVEISDQACIDNLRMDRNCFGRLCVLLREQGGLVDGRFVKVEEQVAIFLCVLAHHKKNRVVKFEFWRSGQTVSHYVHVVLKAVIKLHELFLAKPVPVDDQCQDWRWKWFPIWTKYMCISNFHSCDMLLLIIISMIISHSQGCLGALDGTYINVLVASEDKPRYRTRKGQVATNTLAVCTRDMRFVYVLAGWEGSAGDARVLHDTVTRPRGIKVPKGQYYLCDNGYANSDGFLTPYKGCRYHLKEWGPAAVVPQNAREMFNMRHTKARNVIERAFAVVKMRWGILRSASYYPIRTQIRLILCCFLLHNFIRGEMGVDPIEQELDGDFEASSIGAEIDEPVYIDTIEPTPAWTNKRNELAETMWLNGNVQ, encoded by the exons ATGTTGGATATTGAGGAGCAATCTGATGACCGAAGAAGAAATCGTCGTCAATTTTCACGCTTGCAAAGGATCCCTACGCAAGTTCGCAGACTCACAAGATTAGTTGAAATATCCGACCAGGCTTGCATTGATAACCTTAGAATGGATAGGAATTGTTTTGGTCGACTATGCGTCCTATTACGCGAGCAAGGTGGATTGGTTGATGGTAGGTTCGTAAAGGTTGAAGAACAAGTTGCAATTTTCTTGTGTGTTCTTGCtcaccacaaaaaaaatcgggtggtaaaatttgaattctgGCGATCTGGCCAAACAGTTTCCCACTATGTTCATGTCGTCCTTAAAGCTGTGATAAAGTTGCATGAATTGTTTCTTGCTAAACCAGTTCCAGTAGACGATCAATGCCAGGATTGGAGATGGAAATGGTTTCCGATATGGACTAAATACATGTGCATCTCTAACTTTCATTCTTGTGACATGTTGTTGCTCATAATAATAAGTATGATTATTTCTCATTCACAGGGTTGCTTAGGCGCTTTAGATGGCACATATATCAATGTGTTAGTCGCAAGCGAGGATAAACCTCGCTATCGCACAAGGAAGGGTCAAGTGGCTACAAATACACTGGCTGTGTGTACCAGGGACATGCGTTTTGTATATGTATTGGCCGGATGGGAGGGATCTGCAGGTGATGCGCGAGTTCTTCATGACACCGTGACACGGCCAAGGGGTATCAAAGTGCCTAAAG GTCAATATTACCTATGTGATAATGGCTACGCAAATAGTGACGGATTCCTAACCCCATACAAGGGTTGTCGTTATCATCTTAAGGAGTGGGGACCCGCTGCTGTGGTGCCGCAAAATGCTCGAGAAATGTTCAATATGCGACACACGAAGGCGAGGAATGTGATAGAGAGAGCATTTGCTGTCGTCAAAATGAGATGGGGTATCTTACGCAGTGCATCATATTATCCAATAAGAACACAGATCAGGTTAATCCTTTGTTGTTTCTTGTTGCATAACTTCATTCGTGGGGAAATGGGCGTTGATCCAATTGAGCAAGAACTAGATGGAGACTTCGAGGCATCAAGTATAGGAGCTGAGATTGACGAACCTGTTTACATTGATACCATTGAGCCCACACCTGCTTGGACTAACAAGAGAAACGAGCTTGCCGAGACAATGTGGCTGAAT GGGAACGTGCAGTGA
- the LOC125203295 gene encoding uncharacterized protein LOC125203295 isoform X2, whose product MRFVYVLAGWEGSAGDARVLHDTVTRPRGIKVPKGQYYLCDNGYANSDGFLTPYKGCRYHLKEWGPAAVVPQNAREMFNMRHTKARNVIERAFAVVKMRWGILRSASYYPIRTQIRLILCCFLLHNFIRGEMGVDPIEQELDGDFEASSIGAEIDEPVYIDTIEPTPAWTNKRNELAETMWLNGNVQ is encoded by the exons ATGCGTTTTGTATATGTATTGGCCGGATGGGAGGGATCTGCAGGTGATGCGCGAGTTCTTCATGACACCGTGACACGGCCAAGGGGTATCAAAGTGCCTAAAG GTCAATATTACCTATGTGATAATGGCTACGCAAATAGTGACGGATTCCTAACCCCATACAAGGGTTGTCGTTATCATCTTAAGGAGTGGGGACCCGCTGCTGTGGTGCCGCAAAATGCTCGAGAAATGTTCAATATGCGACACACGAAGGCGAGGAATGTGATAGAGAGAGCATTTGCTGTCGTCAAAATGAGATGGGGTATCTTACGCAGTGCATCATATTATCCAATAAGAACACAGATCAGGTTAATCCTTTGTTGTTTCTTGTTGCATAACTTCATTCGTGGGGAAATGGGCGTTGATCCAATTGAGCAAGAACTAGATGGAGACTTCGAGGCATCAAGTATAGGAGCTGAGATTGACGAACCTGTTTACATTGATACCATTGAGCCCACACCTGCTTGGACTAACAAGAGAAACGAGCTTGCCGAGACAATGTGGCTGAAT GGGAACGTGCAGTGA